In the Leptolyngbya sp. FACHB-261 genome, one interval contains:
- a CDS encoding Gfo/Idh/MocA family protein — MANSTIHTKVAVFGAGRWGMHLVRNFQQHPQAEVVAVCDPNPETLAALNKQLTLPPTTLLTDKWQRALEQPELEAVVIATPACTHFKLVQAALQQGLHVLVEKPLTLTVLEAQALCQLAQQQQRQLVVDHTYLFNPAVWAVAEQVQAGAIGKLRYGYAARTHLGPVRQDVDALWDLAIHDLAMFNLWTGSEPVHVQAMGNRWLQAGQADLVWARLAYPSGFEATLHLCWCNPDKQRRSTVVGSQGAIVFEELRLDQPVTLYSGAFEQRASQFLPQGQATQAIPVPAAEPLAHVCDHFLACVHSNQPSTVSSGRVGAELVKVLVALSRALEAGTWIEVEA; from the coding sequence ATGGCTAATTCCACAATTCATACCAAGGTTGCTGTATTTGGAGCAGGCCGTTGGGGCATGCATTTGGTGCGCAATTTCCAGCAGCATCCTCAAGCAGAGGTGGTGGCCGTCTGCGATCCAAATCCTGAGACCCTGGCAGCTCTTAACAAACAGCTGACTTTGCCACCGACAACCCTGCTCACAGACAAGTGGCAACGAGCTTTAGAACAACCTGAGCTTGAGGCAGTTGTCATCGCGACTCCAGCCTGCACCCACTTCAAACTAGTGCAAGCTGCTTTGCAGCAGGGACTCCATGTCCTGGTTGAAAAGCCGCTTACCCTAACCGTTTTGGAGGCTCAAGCGCTTTGTCAGTTGGCGCAGCAGCAACAGCGTCAGTTAGTTGTAGACCACACTTACCTGTTCAACCCAGCGGTCTGGGCAGTGGCTGAGCAGGTTCAGGCCGGTGCAATTGGAAAACTGCGCTACGGTTACGCTGCCCGAACCCACTTGGGACCTGTACGACAGGATGTTGATGCTCTCTGGGATCTGGCCATTCACGACCTCGCCATGTTCAACCTCTGGACGGGCAGTGAGCCCGTGCATGTGCAGGCGATGGGTAACCGCTGGTTGCAGGCAGGGCAGGCCGATCTAGTCTGGGCCCGTTTGGCGTATCCCAGTGGCTTTGAGGCAACCCTGCACTTGTGCTGGTGTAACCCTGATAAGCAGCGGCGCAGCACAGTCGTGGGCAGCCAGGGCGCGATTGTGTTTGAGGAGCTACGTCTAGACCAACCAGTGACGCTATACAGTGGGGCGTTTGAGCAACGAGCAAGCCAATTTCTGCCCCAAGGACAGGCTACCCAGGCGATACCAGTGCCTGCTGCCGAGCCACTGGCTCACGTTTGCGATCATTTCCTGGCTTGTGTGCACTCTAACCAGCCCTCGACTGTCTCTTCAGGGCGGGTAGGTGCTGAATTGGTCAAAGTCTTGGTAGCACTGTCACGAGCGCTAGAGGCAGGCACTTGGATCGAGGTCGAGGCTTAG
- a CDS encoding DegT/DnrJ/EryC1/StrS aminotransferase family protein, protein MAVPFVDLMPLYQQCKSEVDQAIQSVLLRGDYVLGEAVAAFEAAFAQACAGNETLYGIGVGCGTDAISLGLQACGIGKGDEVLVPANTFVATLIGVLRTGATPILVDCDPETALIDLDVAETAITPRTRAIVPVHLYGQMVSPLRLRAIAAAYDILIFEDAAQAHLAEREGIRAGSVGTAAAFSFYPSKNLGAVGDGGMVVTCDPEVARRVRSLRNYGAPRKYYHTELGTNSRLDSLQAAVLLAKLPHLHQWNQQRQLAAQIYDALLKPMTEAGVQPISNQSGNGHVYHLYVLRVQNADLDRDELSARLQAQEIQTGIHYPIPCHLQPAFTELGYSRGQFPHAEALCEQILSLPMYPGLSPEQVQQVTTAVAEAIPKARTTGMYR, encoded by the coding sequence ATGGCCGTGCCCTTTGTCGATTTAATGCCTCTCTATCAGCAGTGCAAGTCTGAAGTGGATCAAGCCATCCAATCGGTCTTACTGCGGGGAGATTATGTACTAGGCGAGGCTGTTGCTGCTTTTGAAGCCGCGTTCGCCCAAGCTTGTGCAGGCAACGAAACCCTGTATGGTATCGGTGTCGGTTGTGGAACTGATGCCATCAGCTTGGGGCTACAAGCCTGCGGTATCGGCAAAGGCGATGAAGTCCTAGTGCCTGCTAACACCTTCGTAGCAACGCTCATTGGGGTTTTGCGCACTGGGGCGACACCGATCCTGGTTGATTGCGATCCTGAGACTGCCCTGATCGATTTAGACGTGGCGGAGACTGCGATCACACCCCGGACCCGTGCCATCGTCCCGGTCCACCTTTACGGTCAGATGGTTTCGCCTCTGCGGCTACGCGCCATCGCTGCAGCCTATGACATCTTGATCTTCGAGGATGCAGCGCAAGCCCATTTGGCTGAGCGGGAAGGCATCAGAGCTGGCTCAGTGGGTACAGCGGCAGCCTTCAGCTTCTATCCCAGCAAAAACCTAGGGGCCGTCGGTGACGGAGGCATGGTCGTGACCTGTGATCCTGAGGTGGCCCGTCGAGTTCGCTCCTTGCGCAACTACGGCGCACCCCGCAAGTATTACCACACAGAACTGGGCACCAACAGTCGGTTAGATAGCCTCCAGGCAGCCGTGTTACTCGCTAAGCTTCCCCACCTGCACCAGTGGAACCAGCAGCGCCAGCTAGCGGCTCAGATCTACGATGCCCTGCTGAAGCCAATGACTGAAGCGGGTGTACAACCCATTAGCAATCAGAGCGGTAACGGCCATGTTTACCATCTCTATGTGCTGCGAGTGCAGAATGCTGACCTAGACCGGGATGAATTGAGCGCTCGTCTTCAGGCTCAGGAGATTCAGACCGGGATTCACTACCCCATTCCCTGTCACCTCCAACCAGCTTTTACTGAACTTGGCTACAGTCGAGGACAATTTCCTCATGCTGAAGCTCTCTGTGAGCAAATTCTATCTTTGCCGATGTATCCGGGTTTAAGTCCGGAGCAA